Proteins found in one Campylobacter concisus genomic segment:
- a CDS encoding FtsW/RodA/SpoVE family cell cycle protein produces MIKLDRRILTHFDFIQPFLIIPIIIISYILVSEANDILANKQLVYFGIGFASFCVAFLLPIRRIDWIIPMFYWVCIVLLLSVDLFGVSKLGARRWLEIPFVHFTLQPSELMKPAFLLMLAYLIKQRPPEANGYGVKDFLRLSFYILLPFVLIMKEPDLGTALILLIVGYTILFVIGVNKKIWITIILAIGFLAPVLYENLHDYQKKRIHDFIAEEPSYHVKQSIIAIGSGGLKGKPKDEATQTHFKFLPIATSDFIFAYNIERFGFYGGLFLLGLYGALITHLLSLNYGLKNDYFTQVTTTGIAALIFVYVGVNVSMTIGFAPVVGVPLPFFSYGGSSFVTFMVLFGILQNLLTFRFDRTYSFIKIHF; encoded by the coding sequence TTGATAAAACTAGATCGGCGTATTTTAACACATTTTGATTTTATTCAGCCGTTTTTAATAATCCCAATTATCATAATTTCATACATCCTAGTTTCCGAAGCAAACGACATTTTAGCAAACAAACAGCTTGTGTATTTTGGTATAGGTTTTGCATCGTTTTGTGTAGCATTTTTACTGCCCATTAGACGTATCGACTGGATCATTCCGATGTTTTACTGGGTCTGTATCGTGCTACTTTTAAGTGTCGATCTCTTTGGCGTTAGCAAACTAGGAGCTAGGCGCTGGCTAGAAATTCCCTTCGTTCATTTCACGCTTCAGCCCTCAGAGCTCATGAAGCCAGCATTTTTGCTGATGTTAGCCTATCTCATTAAACAGCGTCCTCCAGAGGCTAATGGATACGGAGTAAAAGATTTTTTAAGACTTAGTTTTTATATACTTTTACCATTTGTGCTCATCATGAAAGAGCCTGATCTTGGCACTGCGCTAATACTCTTAATAGTTGGCTACACCATCCTTTTTGTAATCGGCGTAAATAAGAAAATTTGGATCACTATCATCCTTGCGATAGGCTTTTTGGCGCCGGTTTTGTATGAAAATTTACATGACTATCAAAAAAAGAGAATTCACGATTTCATCGCTGAAGAGCCAAGCTATCACGTCAAACAAAGCATCATCGCCATAGGTAGCGGCGGATTAAAGGGCAAGCCAAAGGACGAAGCAACGCAGACGCACTTTAAATTTTTGCCAATCGCCACTAGTGACTTTATCTTTGCCTACAATATCGAGCGTTTTGGCTTTTATGGTGGATTATTTTTGCTTGGACTTTATGGGGCACTTATAACACATCTTTTAAGTTTAAATTACGGTCTAAAAAACGACTATTTTACACAAGTTACCACCACGGGGATTGCTGCACTAATCTTCGTTTATGTGGGTGTAAATGTCTCGATGACGATCGGTTTTGCACCAGTTGTGGGCGTACCACTGCCATTTTTTAGTTACGGCGGAAGCAGCTTTGTTACATTTATGGTGCTTTTTGGAATTTTGCAAAATTTGCTAACTTTTAGATTTGATAGAACTTATAGCTTTATAAAAATTCACTTCTAA
- the trmB gene encoding tRNA (guanosine(46)-N7)-methyltransferase TrmB — translation MPNFIASSLKELSFPFGNDKVKFLWQANGRNERLIYTKNEEESFFLVVKSGKSGIVVKGEKLTKPAKVGLLQEALELFKEQSCNDIISQAFAVKKTNLTKKVSEILSLEEFVPAFCELKDKFKEIFIEIGFGSGRHLLYQAKNNPNALVIGIEVYKPSIEQVAKLARANGLENVRLINTDARLLLSLIGSNLVDRVFLHFPVPWDKAEHRRVVSSAFALECERILKVGGKFELRTDSKEYCDFSLSKFLEPTNSKIEAFKNRNLEVTSKYEDRWRRQDKDIYDVIYTCEIESGESVLAGDFSFKEKTSVKNIIKNFKNFIIKKEDYFLHFEEIYTINEDEILLKVAFGAFNKPEQCFIKISDEKSEYFIKKPILIRENLAAHKLLKEYLADARDN, via the coding sequence ATGCCAAATTTCATTGCTTCGTCTTTAAAAGAGCTTTCATTTCCATTTGGTAATGACAAAGTCAAATTTCTTTGGCAGGCAAATGGCCGAAACGAGAGGCTCATCTACACAAAAAATGAAGAAGAGAGCTTTTTTCTAGTCGTAAAATCCGGTAAAAGCGGCATCGTCGTAAAGGGAGAAAAGCTTACAAAGCCTGCTAAAGTCGGTCTTTTACAAGAAGCACTTGAGCTTTTTAAAGAGCAAAGTTGTAACGACATCATCAGTCAAGCATTTGCCGTGAAAAAGACAAATTTGACCAAAAAAGTGAGTGAAATTTTAAGTCTTGAAGAGTTTGTGCCAGCTTTTTGCGAGCTAAAAGATAAATTTAAAGAGATTTTTATCGAGATCGGCTTTGGTTCTGGCAGGCACTTGCTTTATCAAGCTAAAAACAATCCAAATGCCCTAGTTATCGGAATAGAAGTCTATAAGCCAAGCATCGAGCAAGTAGCAAAGCTAGCTAGGGCAAATGGCCTAGAAAACGTACGTCTAATCAATACTGACGCAAGACTTTTACTCTCGCTTATTGGCTCAAATTTAGTTGATAGAGTATTTTTACACTTTCCAGTGCCGTGGGATAAAGCAGAGCATAGACGTGTGGTCTCATCGGCATTTGCGCTTGAGTGCGAGAGGATACTAAAAGTAGGCGGCAAATTTGAGCTAAGGACTGATAGCAAGGAGTATTGCGACTTTAGCTTGAGTAAATTTTTAGAGCCTACAAACTCAAAAATAGAAGCTTTCAAAAATAGAAATTTAGAAGTAACTAGTAAGTATGAAGATCGCTGGAGACGTCAAGATAAGGATATTTATGACGTCATTTATACTTGTGAGATTGAAAGTGGTGAGAGTGTTTTAGCTGGGGATTTTAGCTTTAAAGAAAAGACAAGCGTAAAAAATATTATTAAAAATTTTAAAAATTTTATCATCAAAAAAGAGGATTATTTTTTACATTTCGAAGAAATTTACACTATAAACGAAGATGAAATTTTGCTAAAAGTTGCTTTTGGAGCGTTTAATAAACCTGAGCAATGTTTTATCAAAATAAGCGATGAAAAAAGCGAATATTTTATAAAAAAACCGATCTTAATTCGTGAGAATTTAGCTGCACACAAGCTTTTGAAGGAGTATTTGGCTGATGCAAGAGATAATTAG
- a CDS encoding fibronectin type III domain-containing protein, whose amino-acid sequence MKKFALRILTPFLAAFLAGCGSSVPTQQSMSLPTITSLKTISDMTEVGFEWNPVTDESVVGYYLYRSNPNDANSKMQLVADIKDRFATHYVDRNLAPETTYSYQMRTYSSNAISQPGTIATATTKPLLDSVPFSQAITGLPGRVKVIWRPHPDSTVASYIIQRSDAGANKFSQIAEVNGRLNAEYIDTEVKPGKSYEYRILVKTSSGVVSKPSQNISATTKELP is encoded by the coding sequence ATGAAAAAATTTGCCCTACGCATATTGACACCATTTTTAGCAGCTTTCTTAGCGGGATGCGGCTCTAGCGTACCGACTCAGCAAAGTATGTCACTGCCTACGATTACAAGTTTAAAAACTATTTCAGATATGACAGAAGTTGGCTTCGAGTGGAATCCAGTGACCGATGAGAGCGTCGTTGGCTACTATCTTTACCGCTCAAATCCAAATGACGCAAACTCAAAAATGCAGCTAGTTGCAGACATCAAAGACCGCTTTGCTACGCACTATGTGGACCGCAATCTAGCTCCAGAGACAACTTACTCATACCAAATGAGAACCTACTCAAGTAACGCCATCTCTCAACCGGGCACGATCGCAACAGCAACTACAAAGCCACTGCTTGACTCAGTACCGTTTTCGCAAGCTATTACAGGGCTTCCAGGACGTGTAAAAGTGATCTGGAGACCGCATCCTGATAGCACCGTGGCAAGCTATATTATTCAAAGAAGTGATGCAGGAGCTAATAAATTTAGCCAAATCGCAGAGGTAAATGGCAGACTAAATGCTGAATATATCGACACTGAGGTAAAGCCTGGTAAGTCTTATGAATATAGAATTTTAGTTAAAACTTCTTCAGGTGTTGTCTCAAAACCAAGCCAAAATATCAGTGCAACGACAAAGGAGTTACCCTAA
- the thiE gene encoding thiamine phosphate synthase yields MIEIYAISDDVLMPENLALQYTKEILECGVKFFQFRSKKIPKNERLASEILNLCEKFGARFIVNDDVLFASRIGAKSVHLGKDDASIKEAFEILGDDAYVGVSCYDSLELATKAKQNGASYVAFGAMFKSPTKPNAPLCKAQTVSQAKEMGMNVCVIGGINSSNIASVARVKPDMIALISAIYKDGTIKKNIENLQRNLLL; encoded by the coding sequence GTGATTGAAATTTACGCGATTAGCGACGATGTATTGATGCCTGAAAATTTAGCCTTGCAATACACTAAAGAAATTTTAGAGTGTGGGGTGAAATTTTTTCAATTTCGCTCTAAAAAAATACCTAAAAATGAGAGACTGGCTAGTGAAATTTTAAATTTATGTGAGAAATTTGGGGCTAGATTTATCGTAAATGACGATGTTTTATTTGCATCTCGTATAGGGGCGAAGTCTGTGCATTTGGGAAAAGATGATGCGAGCATAAAAGAGGCGTTTGAAATTTTAGGAGATGACGCTTACGTGGGGGTTAGCTGCTATGATAGCTTGGAGCTTGCTACTAAGGCAAAACAAAATGGTGCTAGCTATGTGGCTTTTGGAGCGATGTTTAAAAGTCCAACAAAACCAAATGCGCCACTTTGCAAGGCTCAAACTGTATCACAAGCAAAAGAAATGGGAATGAATGTATGTGTCATAGGAGGCATAAATTCTAGTAACATTGCAAGCGTCGCTAGAGTAAAGCCAGACATGATCGCCTTAATATCCGCTATCTATAAAGATGGCACAATAAAGAAAAATATAGAAAATTTACAAAGAAATTTATTGCTTTAA
- a CDS encoding murein hydrolase activator EnvC family protein, with translation MRKGIFIFLLAFSLAFASNTKEKIKDSKNSLRSSQAMSEQLSKKLDDLAGDIVNGEKKLRGISGDITNLKDQISVLETNASKSLIELDDLTKQNKELERTQKELEQNMIRIIAEDLSFDLLMSATEGKQSEESIISSQILTKLNAIAKEDFKRLSQNYEDTIEKIKSKSNKINEINSSIKNYRRKQSDLQNLESTQKNTINGLKRDKEIYSKKLAKLQAQQDELRKTLEQLAIMQKQEDEAARAAREKQEKVAASKGGKKGEKSQPMSGGYQTSSVKKYSGAKTIAPLDSYTVKQKFGNYVDPIYNIKIFNESVTLRSTTPDAKVKSVLNGKVVFAKATPMLENVVIIENENGIHTIYAHLSQIAPTVKVGSVVQKGYVIGRVRNDLTFEVTQRNYHIDPLEMISK, from the coding sequence ATGAGAAAAGGAATTTTTATATTTTTGCTAGCTTTTAGCTTAGCTTTTGCGTCAAATACCAAAGAGAAGATCAAAGACTCCAAAAACTCGCTAAGATCGAGTCAGGCGATGAGCGAGCAGCTTAGTAAAAAGTTAGATGATTTGGCTGGTGATATTGTAAATGGCGAGAAAAAACTTCGTGGTATAAGTGGCGATATCACAAATTTAAAGGATCAAATTTCAGTCCTTGAAACAAATGCTTCAAAATCCCTTATCGAGCTTGATGATCTAACTAAGCAAAACAAAGAGCTAGAACGCACTCAAAAGGAGCTTGAGCAAAACATGATAAGGATCATCGCAGAAGATTTATCGTTTGATCTTTTGATGTCTGCAACCGAGGGCAAGCAAAGCGAGGAGAGTATCATCTCATCTCAAATTTTAACCAAACTAAATGCCATTGCAAAAGAGGATTTTAAAAGACTTAGTCAAAACTATGAAGATACAATCGAAAAGATAAAAAGTAAATCAAATAAGATAAATGAGATAAACTCAAGCATCAAAAACTATAGACGCAAGCAAAGTGACTTGCAAAATTTAGAAAGTACGCAAAAAAATACTATAAACGGACTAAAACGAGATAAAGAAATTTATAGCAAAAAGCTAGCCAAGCTTCAAGCCCAGCAAGATGAGCTAAGAAAGACGCTAGAGCAGCTCGCTATCATGCAAAAACAAGAAGATGAAGCCGCACGTGCTGCTAGAGAAAAACAAGAAAAAGTAGCTGCAAGCAAAGGTGGTAAAAAAGGCGAAAAAAGCCAGCCAATGAGTGGAGGCTATCAAACAAGCTCGGTCAAAAAATATTCAGGTGCAAAGACAATCGCTCCTCTTGATAGCTACACCGTAAAGCAAAAATTTGGAAATTACGTAGATCCAATATATAACATAAAAATTTTTAACGAGTCAGTCACGCTTCGCTCAACCACACCAGATGCCAAGGTCAAAAGCGTGCTAAATGGCAAAGTGGTCTTTGCAAAAGCAACTCCGATGCTTGAAAATGTTGTCATTATAGAAAACGAAAATGGCATCCACACGATCTATGCTCACCTAAGCCAGATCGCACCGACTGTAAAAGTCGGCTCAGTTGTGCAAAAAGGCTACGTTATAGGCCGAGTTAGAAATGATCTAACCTTTGAAGTGACGCAAAGAAACTACCACATTGATCCACTTGAGATGATCTCAAAATAG
- a CDS encoding FtsX-like permease family protein, protein MRSLKNHLGFILPLIALLFSVQFSLTADKIVRDYERLMGNDYNIVVVSNKELSEPVLKPVVSTLASVEPLSPQKIIDRLSNDISAKNLSILQNALPKFYSLKLSEFPTPQYMDDLKQKLLKFDGITKVETFSKTHDKVFKMLNLAKSISYAFMAILCVVGLMLMLKQAKIWLFEHRERIEIMTLFGAPFWLKSAMLYKSAMVDSIVATIVVGAFFFFLPSIEIFRENAVSIDVVLPSLDPSRDVFILFGVAMFLSIFAVSLVMSKARKSTI, encoded by the coding sequence ATGAGATCGCTTAAAAATCATCTTGGATTCATCCTGCCGCTAATCGCTCTTTTGTTCTCCGTGCAGTTTAGCCTAACTGCCGATAAGATTGTGAGAGATTATGAAAGACTCATGGGAAATGACTACAACATCGTGGTTGTCTCAAACAAAGAGCTAAGCGAACCAGTGCTAAAGCCAGTGGTTAGCACTCTAGCAAGTGTAGAGCCACTAAGCCCGCAAAAGATAATAGATCGCCTATCAAACGACATCTCGGCTAAAAATTTATCCATCCTTCAAAATGCACTGCCAAAATTTTACTCACTAAAACTTAGCGAATTTCCGACACCGCAGTACATGGATGATCTAAAGCAAAAACTTTTAAAATTTGATGGCATCACAAAGGTCGAGACATTTTCAAAGACCCATGACAAGGTCTTTAAAATGCTAAATTTAGCCAAAAGTATATCGTATGCTTTTATGGCGATACTTTGTGTGGTTGGACTCATGCTCATGCTTAAGCAGGCTAAAATTTGGCTATTTGAGCATAGAGAGCGCATCGAGATCATGACGCTTTTTGGAGCACCATTTTGGCTAAAATCAGCCATGCTCTATAAATCAGCCATGGTTGATAGCATAGTTGCGACCATCGTTGTTGGAGCATTTTTCTTTTTCTTGCCTAGTATTGAAATTTTTAGAGAAAATGCCGTAAGCATCGATGTGGTTTTGCCTAGCCTTGATCCTTCAAGGGATGTTTTTATTTTATTTGGCGTGGCTATGTTTTTAAGCATTTTTGCCGTTAGTTTAGTGATGAGTAAGGCTAGAAAAAGCACGATATGA
- a CDS encoding hydroxymethylpyrimidine/phosphomethylpyrimidine kinase, with translation MKNILIIAGSDSVGGAGVQADIKTCEAFSCYAATAITALTAQNTNGVSNIFATNVTNLNEQIKMVDEELNIDAIKVGMLFNKELISCVGAWLEKFYKQGIKIVIDPVCVAKSGSKLLEDDAIASLKELFKFADIITPNIDEAKVLELDSKNLPCDMILKRSTVAEICEDTLFKKNGDVLKFKEPLIKPEIMHGAGCSFASALACLLANGHTKEEAIKLAKKYILNAIKNAITTKFGKRLLNHKVGISD, from the coding sequence AGTGTTGGTGGCGCTGGCGTACAGGCTGATATTAAGACATGCGAGGCATTTTCTTGCTACGCAGCGACGGCTATCACGGCTCTTACGGCACAAAATACAAATGGCGTTAGCAATATCTTTGCTACAAATGTTACAAATCTAAATGAGCAGATCAAAATGGTAGACGAGGAGCTAAACATAGATGCCATAAAGGTTGGTATGCTTTTTAATAAAGAGCTTATATCTTGCGTTGGTGCTTGGCTTGAAAAATTTTATAAGCAAGGCATTAAAATAGTAATAGATCCAGTTTGCGTAGCAAAATCAGGCTCAAAGCTTCTTGAGGATGATGCGATAGCAAGCTTAAAAGAGCTTTTTAAATTTGCAGACATTATCACGCCAAATATCGATGAAGCCAAAGTTTTGGAACTTGATAGCAAAAATTTACCTTGCGATATGATCTTAAAGCGAAGCACGGTTGCAGAAATTTGTGAAGATACTCTTTTTAAAAAAAATGGTGACGTGCTTAAATTTAAAGAGCCACTAATAAAACCAGAGATCATGCACGGAGCTGGATGTAGCTTTGCAAGTGCGCTGGCCTGCTTGCTAGCAAATGGACACACAAAAGAAGAGGCCATAAAACTAGCCAAAAAATACATTTTAAATGCTATTAAAAATGCAATTACGACAAAATTTGGCAAACGTCTACTAAATCATAAAGTTGGCATAAGTGATTGA
- a CDS encoding aminotransferase class V-fold PLP-dependent enzyme, whose protein sequence is MLNIDEVRKNIILKEGLYYFDYTASGLAYKPIEDEILKFLKTYANTHSDSSSSAVLTQKCYENARAELKSLLGLDDSFYLIATGQGATAAIKKFQEIMGIYISPATRALIGEANLRKLNLPLAIIGPYEHHSVEVSLREGLCDIKRIELDENNEIDYAMLENTLKQNAKRKIIASFSAASNVTGVKTDYKKIYSLIKKYDGILALDAATLSAYENVDCRYFDALFLSPHKLLGGVGSCGLLAIKKELCKNLPTFAAGGTVKYVSRTSHVFTNEVENLEEGGTPPIMQLIRANLAYKLRNEIGLNNIKVAECELGEMFCKELEKIDEVINYCPENLDRLPIFAFNVKGISPYDFAASLSSDFGIQTRAGCDCAGPYGHDLLNLKDNTIFEAKPGWVRVSIHYMHTKEDIKYLINAINSCIKKHKEG, encoded by the coding sequence TTGCTAAATATCGATGAAGTAAGAAAAAATATCATTTTAAAAGAAGGCCTTTACTATTTTGATTACACGGCTTCAGGTCTTGCTTATAAGCCCATTGAAGATGAAATTTTAAAATTTTTAAAAACCTACGCAAACACTCACTCAGATAGTAGTTCAAGCGCGGTGTTAACGCAAAAATGCTATGAAAATGCAAGAGCTGAGTTAAAAAGCTTATTGGGCCTTGACGATAGTTTTTATCTTATCGCGACTGGTCAAGGAGCAACGGCTGCGATAAAGAAATTTCAGGAAATAATGGGAATTTATATCTCACCAGCTACAAGAGCTTTGATCGGTGAAGCAAATTTAAGAAAATTAAACTTGCCATTAGCGATCATTGGCCCTTATGAGCATCACTCCGTTGAAGTTAGCTTAAGAGAAGGGCTTTGTGATATAAAACGCATAGAGCTTGATGAAAACAATGAGATAGATTATGCGATGCTTGAGAATACATTAAAGCAAAATGCAAAAAGAAAGATAATAGCTAGCTTTAGTGCTGCTTCAAACGTTACTGGCGTTAAAACTGATTATAAAAAAATTTACTCGCTAATTAAAAAATATGATGGCATTTTGGCACTTGATGCAGCCACTCTTAGTGCTTATGAAAATGTTGATTGCAGATATTTTGACGCACTGTTTCTCTCGCCTCACAAGCTGCTTGGTGGAGTTGGGAGTTGTGGGCTTTTGGCTATCAAAAAAGAGCTTTGTAAAAATTTGCCTACATTTGCAGCTGGAGGCACAGTCAAGTACGTAAGCAGGACATCGCATGTTTTTACTAATGAAGTTGAAAATTTAGAAGAGGGCGGCACGCCACCGATAATGCAGCTAATCCGTGCAAATTTAGCCTATAAACTAAGAAACGAAATCGGACTTAATAATATAAAAGTAGCTGAATGTGAGCTAGGTGAGATGTTTTGCAAAGAGCTAGAAAAGATAGATGAGGTGATAAATTATTGCCCTGAAAATTTAGACAGATTACCTATTTTTGCATTTAACGTAAAAGGCATTTCGCCTTATGATTTTGCTGCTAGTTTAAGTAGTGATTTTGGTATACAAACGCGTGCAGGCTGTGATTGCGCTGGGCCGTATGGACATGATTTGCTTAATTTAAAAGATAATACCATTTTTGAAGCAAAACCTGGCTGGGTACGTGTTAGCATTCACTATATGCATACAAAAGAGGATATAAAATATCTTATAAATGCTATAAATTCTTGCATCAAAAAGCACAAAGAAGGATAG
- a CDS encoding cell division ATP-binding protein FtsE, which translates to MQEIISARNLSLAYERDEIVINSVNLDIYANDFVFITGKSGSGKSTLLKSFYGEISPLAGELNVCMTQMDDIDDKRLCELRQRVGIIFQNYRLINEWNVERNVMLPLIIKGINQNVSKKQVAKLLKHVNMLHKADKYPRELSGGEQQRVAMARALAHNPNLLLCDEPTGNLDEYSSDVIWSLLKSAREFLGTSVVVVTHHIPSTLRIPYRHFVIENGGVHEIA; encoded by the coding sequence ATGCAAGAGATAATTAGTGCAAGAAATTTGAGCCTAGCTTATGAACGCGATGAAATTGTAATTAATAGCGTCAATTTAGATATTTATGCAAATGATTTTGTTTTTATAACAGGCAAGAGTGGAAGTGGAAAAAGTACGCTTTTAAAATCATTTTACGGAGAAATTTCACCTCTTGCTGGAGAGCTAAATGTCTGCATGACTCAAATGGACGACATCGATGATAAAAGACTTTGTGAGCTTAGGCAGCGAGTTGGCATTATATTTCAAAATTATCGCTTGATAAATGAATGGAATGTGGAAAGAAACGTCATGTTACCCCTCATCATCAAAGGCATCAATCAAAATGTGAGTAAAAAGCAAGTAGCAAAGCTTTTAAAACATGTAAATATGCTTCATAAAGCCGATAAATATCCTCGTGAGCTAAGCGGTGGTGAGCAGCAAAGAGTAGCGATGGCAAGGGCTCTAGCGCACAATCCAAATTTGCTCTTATGCGACGAGCCAACTGGAAATTTAGACGAATACTCGAGCGACGTCATCTGGTCGCTTTTAAAATCAGCTAGGGAATTTTTAGGCACAAGCGTCGTTGTGGTGACTCATCACATTCCCTCAACGCTTCGTATCCCATACCGTCACTTCGTCATAGAAAATGGAGGCGTGCATGAGATCGCTTAA
- a CDS encoding RluA family pseudouridine synthase, with the protein MVKFNVLNSSRLDVAVAHELQISRNQALNLIKDSLVSVNLKPISKPSFLLSENDEICVNFAPKKEVQNEYEVNFDIPIIYEDDDLIVLNKPPQIVVHQAPSVKEATLVEWLNKKGFMLSNLNGDVRAGIVHRLDKGTSGAIVVAKNNFAHAKLSEQLSDKSMGRIYLALTDLPLKEDVIIEKPIGRNPNNRLKKAIVADAKFAKSAFVNLLSENGINLIAAKLFTGRTHQIRVHLSSINRHILGDDLYGFKSQGDKISRVMLHAYMLYFIHPRTGKRVEFTAKTYDDFNQIIYKKIPKEIFDEKICPTHIDTIFSSFLSGMRL; encoded by the coding sequence TTGGTTAAATTTAATGTTTTAAACAGCTCAAGACTCGACGTAGCAGTAGCACATGAGCTTCAAATTTCACGCAATCAAGCTTTAAATTTGATAAAAGACTCTCTTGTGAGCGTAAATTTAAAACCAATCTCAAAACCAAGCTTTTTGTTAAGTGAAAACGATGAAATTTGTGTAAATTTCGCCCCAAAAAAAGAGGTACAAAACGAATACGAAGTAAATTTTGATATCCCTATTATCTACGAAGATGACGATCTCATAGTGCTAAATAAACCACCACAAATCGTTGTTCACCAAGCTCCAAGTGTAAAAGAGGCGACACTTGTTGAATGGCTAAATAAAAAAGGATTTATGCTCTCAAATTTAAATGGCGATGTAAGAGCTGGCATCGTCCACCGACTAGATAAGGGCACGAGTGGCGCTATCGTCGTTGCTAAAAATAACTTCGCTCACGCAAAACTTAGCGAGCAGCTAAGCGATAAGAGCATGGGACGAATTTATCTAGCGCTCACCGACCTGCCATTAAAAGAGGATGTCATCATAGAAAAGCCAATCGGCAGAAATCCAAACAACCGCCTAAAAAAAGCGATCGTTGCGGACGCTAAATTTGCAAAAAGTGCCTTTGTAAATTTACTAAGCGAAAATGGCATAAATTTAATAGCAGCAAAACTTTTCACAGGCAGGACTCATCAGATAAGAGTGCACCTATCTAGCATAAACCGCCATATTTTAGGCGATGATTTATACGGATTTAAGAGCCAAGGCGATAAAATAAGCAGGGTTATGCTTCACGCTTATATGCTTTATTTTATCCATCCAAGAACTGGCAAAAGGGTAGAATTTACCGCAAAAACGTATGATGACTTTAACCAGATAATTTACAAAAAAATTCCCAAGGAGATTTTTGATGAAAAAATTTGCCCTACGCATATTGACACCATTTTTAGCAGCTTTCTTAGCGGGATGCGGCTCTAG